One segment of Candidatus Methylomirabilota bacterium DNA contains the following:
- a CDS encoding TetR/AcrR family transcriptional regulator, producing MSTTHTRKGHRTRETILAHALALATKVGFEGLTIGRLATDLRMSKSGLFAHFRSKEALQVAVLESAARRFTEEVIKPALTAPRGEPRVRTLFGRWFEWELSGPLPGGCPFVQATFELDERPGPARDYLVRTQRDWLDTLANVARTGIQEGHFRPDLDCEQFAYDLDGIVFAYCRASRLMKDPRARARAERAFEALVGAARTPSPADRAGVRRR from the coding sequence GTGTCCACCACCCACACCCGCAAGGGCCATCGGACCCGGGAGACGATCCTGGCCCACGCGCTGGCCCTCGCCACCAAGGTGGGCTTCGAAGGCCTGACGATCGGCCGCCTGGCCACGGATCTCCGGATGTCCAAGAGCGGGCTGTTCGCCCACTTCCGATCGAAGGAGGCCCTGCAGGTCGCGGTGCTCGAGAGCGCCGCGCGGCGCTTCACCGAGGAAGTCATCAAGCCCGCGCTCACGGCGCCCCGCGGGGAGCCGCGGGTGCGCACCCTGTTCGGGCGCTGGTTCGAGTGGGAGCTCTCGGGCCCGCTGCCCGGGGGCTGTCCGTTCGTCCAGGCGACGTTCGAACTGGACGAGCGGCCCGGCCCGGCGCGCGACTACCTCGTGCGCACCCAGCGGGACTGGCTCGACACGCTCGCCAACGTCGCCCGGACCGGAATCCAGGAGGGGCACTTCCGGCCCGACCTCGACTGCGAGCAGTTTGCTTACGACCTCGATGGGATCGTCTTCGCCTACTGCCGCGCCTCGCGGCTCATGAAGGACCCCCGCGCGCGTGCCCGAGCCGAACGCGCCTTCGAGGCGCTCGTCGGGGCCGCTCGCACCCCGTCCCCCGCCGATCGGGCCGGCGTCCGCCGGCGCTAG
- a CDS encoding MraY family glycosyltransferase — MMPPELAGFVLATSATFALTPVVIAEARRAGALDHPGAQKVHAEAVPTLGGLGLVAAVLGTLWILQATGIGIASHHAIGLTLAALPVVAVGAWDDLRACGIPTKLGAHFLAGAILYAAGLRVVELTNPFGSTVPLGPLGALVTMLWVATVINALNLVDGLDGLAPGIGGIAALSLCAVGFLKDEREVAVLALVLAGAVLGFYPYNFPRARIFLGDVGSTFIGLVLATVSLLENRKATAAMTLLLPLVALGLPVLDTVFAVVRRTARGRNPFRRDMEHLHHRLLRLGLSPQQTVGYLLAVSMVFGLVAVLLTRLPKQAALSMTVLLGVLIFAALGALTYMERRSQNGSLP, encoded by the coding sequence ATGCCGCCGGAACTGGCGGGCTTCGTCCTGGCAACCAGCGCGACCTTCGCGCTCACGCCGGTCGTCATCGCCGAGGCCCGGCGCGCCGGCGCGCTCGACCACCCGGGCGCCCAGAAAGTGCACGCGGAAGCCGTCCCGACTCTCGGCGGACTCGGCCTGGTGGCGGCGGTCCTCGGTACGCTCTGGATCCTGCAGGCCACCGGGATCGGCATCGCGTCGCACCATGCGATCGGCCTCACGCTGGCGGCGCTGCCCGTGGTGGCGGTCGGCGCCTGGGACGACCTGCGTGCGTGCGGCATCCCCACCAAGCTGGGGGCCCATTTCCTGGCGGGCGCGATCCTCTACGCCGCCGGGCTTCGGGTCGTCGAGCTGACGAATCCCTTCGGCTCGACCGTCCCCCTCGGGCCCCTCGGCGCCCTGGTGACGATGCTGTGGGTGGCCACCGTCATCAACGCGCTCAACCTGGTGGACGGACTCGACGGCCTCGCGCCAGGCATCGGCGGAATCGCGGCGCTGTCGCTCTGCGCCGTCGGGTTCCTGAAGGACGAGCGCGAGGTGGCGGTGCTGGCGCTCGTGCTCGCCGGCGCCGTCCTCGGCTTCTACCCGTACAACTTCCCGCGCGCCCGGATCTTCCTGGGCGATGTGGGGAGCACGTTCATTGGGCTCGTGCTGGCGACCGTGTCGTTGCTCGAGAACCGGAAGGCGACGGCGGCGATGACCCTCCTTCTGCCCCTGGTCGCCCTGGGCCTGCCCGTCCTCGACACCGTCTTCGCCGTGGTCCGCCGGACGGCGCGCGGGCGGAACCCCTTCCGCCGCGACATGGAACACCTCCACCACCGGCTCCTCCGTCTCGGGCTCTCGCCTCAGCAGACCGTCGGCTATCTCCTCGCCGTGAGCATGGTGTTCGGCCTGGTGGCGGTGCTGCTGACGCGCCTCCCGAAGCAGGCGGCCCTCTCGATGACGGTGCTCCTGGGCGTCCTCATCTTCGCCGCGCTCGGTGCGCTCACATACATGGAGCGCCGCTCGCAGAACGGCTCGCTGCCCTGA